From the genome of Chelonia mydas isolate rCheMyd1 chromosome 2, rCheMyd1.pri.v2, whole genome shotgun sequence, one region includes:
- the RNMT gene encoding mRNA cap guanine-N7 methyltransferase: MSDSSRVEEQELEKSLVEEADRTTSKASEAESAVSSDDNNTTSGKGYCAGNEKEDVSDHEDSTSKKRKSEFEDHPRKVHLEEGHGQTVAAHYNELQEVGLEKRSQSRIFFLRNFNNWMKSLLIGEFIEKVRRKKRDITVLDLGCGKGGDLLKWKKGKISKLVCTDIAEVSMQQCQQRYADMKARCRSNEYIFNAEFITADSSKELLSDSYSDPHMCFDICSCQFVYHYSFETYEQADMMLKNACGNLCPGGYFIGTTPNSFELVKRLEASETDSFGNDVYTVQFQKKGEYPLFGCKYDFNLEGVVDVPEFLVYFPLLIEMAKKYGMKLVYKMTFREFYEEKIKDEENKMLLKRMQALEPYPANDNSKLVSDKPDDYEHAEKLMKDGKPKLPLGTLSKSEWEATSIYLVFAFEKQQ, encoded by the exons ATGTCTGATTCGAGCAGGGTTGAAGAACAAGAGTTAGAAAAGAGCTTAGTTGAGGAAGCAGATAGAACAACATCTAAAGCTTCAGAGGCAGAATCTGCTGTCAGTTCGGATGACAATAATACAACTTCAGGTAAAGGGTATTGTGctggaaatgaaaaggaagatGTTAGTGACCATGAGGACAGCACATCAAAAAAGAGAAAATCAGAATTTGAAGATCATCCTAGAAAAGTG CATTTGGAAGAAGGGCATGGACAAACTGTAGCTGCACATTACAATGAACTTCAAGAAGTTGGACTAGAAAAACGTAGCCAGAGTCGCATTTTCTTCCTCAGAAATTTTAATAACTGGATGAAGAGTCTTCTCATTG GTGAATTTATAGAAAAGGTACGACGTAAGAAGCGAGATATCACTGTGTTGGATCTGGGATGTGGCAAAGGTGGAGACCTGCTTAaatggaaaaaaggcaaaatcagTAAACTTGTGTGCACAG atATTGCTGAAGTTTCCATGCAACAGTGTCAACAGCGGTATGCTGACATGAAAGCCCGATGTCGTTCTAATGAATACATTTTCAATGCAGAATTTATAACAGCCGATAGTTCCAAG gAACTTCTGTCTGACAGTTACAGTGATCCACATATGTGCTTTGACATATGCAGCTGTCAATTTGTTTACCATTACTCATTTGAGACATATGAGCAGGCTGACATGATGCTTAAAAATGCTTGCGGGAATCTCTGTCCTGGAGGGTATTTTATTGGCACAACTCCAAATAGCTTTGAGCTTGT AAAACGACTTGAAGCTTCAGAAACTGATTCATTTGGGAATGATGTGTACACGGTACAGTTTCAGAAGAAGGGGGAGTATCCCCTGTTTGGCTGCAAGTATGACTTTAACTTGGAAGGAGTTGTTGATGTCCCTGAGTTCTTGGTTTATTTTCCTTTACTGATAGA AATGGCAAAAAAATATGGCATGAAACTAGTCTACAAAATGACATTTCGGGAATTCTATGAAGAAAAGATTAAGGATGAGGAAAATAAAATGCTGTTAAAACGAATGCAGGCTTTGGAG CCATATCCTGCAAATGATAATTCCAAACTTGTCTCCGATAAACCTGATGATTATGAGCATGCAGAAAAGCTCATGAAAGATGGCAAACCAAAGTTACCTCTG GGAACCTTGAGTAAATCTGAATGGGAAGCAACAA GTATTTACTTGGTTTTTGCGTTTGAAAAGCAACAGTGA